GCTGTCTGGACCGGGATCGGCGCGGTCGGCACGGTGGTCGTCGGCGCCCTGTTCTTCGGCGAGCGCCTCGATGCGGTCCGCCTGATCCTGCTCGCGGTGATCGTCGCGGCGATCGTCGGACTGAAGCTGGTCAAGGCCTGAGACTGGCGCGACCGCCTCTGTCGTCATATGGCACCGGCATGACCATCCTCATCGCGATCACCGGCGGGTCCGGTTCGGGCAAGTCGACGCTCGCCGAAACCGTCGCCGCCGTCCTGCCCGCCGGCACTGCCGTGCTGATGCGCGAGGATTCGTACTATCGCGACGCGGCCTCCCTGCCCGGCTTCGACGCCGCGACCTTCGACTTCGACGACGTGGCTGCGCGGGATCACGACCTGCTGTTCGAGGACCTGTCCCGGCTGAAGGCGGGCAAACCCGTGACCGCCCCCGTCTATTCCTTCATCCACCACGGCCGGGAGCCGGAAGGCGAGATCATCCCCGTCGCGCCGGTGGTGATCGTGGAGGGCACCCACGTCCTGTGCACCCCCGCCGTGGCCGACCTTTTCGACATCCGGGTCTTCGTCGACACACCGGCCGACATCCGGTTCATCCGTCGCCTGCTGCGGGATCAGGCCGAGCGGGGTCGAACGTCCACGTCGGTGATCGACCAGTATCTGAAGACCGTCCGTCCCGGGCACGAACGCCTTACCGAACCCTCGCGCACCCGCGCCGATTTCGTCATCGCCGACGCCACGGCGGCGGTCCGGCTGGATGATCCGCAGGTCATCGTGCGCCTGGCGGCCCCCCTGCTGGCGCACCCGCTTCTGGCGGGGCTTCTGACGACGTAACATACGTATTTGTCGGGGATTTCGGAGCGTAACCATATACGCTAAAGTCACGGCGATGCGTTCACACAGCAATACGGCTGCAGCAGCCGAACCCGTAGACCCCCGGCGCCAGACGATCGTTCGCGAGGCCCGCCGTCACTTCATGGCCGACGGCTATGCCGCCACCCGGATCGAGCCGATCGCGCGGGCCGCGGCCGTGTCCACGGCCACGCTCTACGGCTATTTCCCGTCGAAACAGCATCTGTTCACGGCCGTGATTTCGGACGCGTCGGCCGATTTCTCGGCCCAGATGGAATATGTCCGGGTCTCCGACGGTCATGCCCGCGAACAGCTGACCCTGTTCGCCACGGCCTATGCCGACTTCATGGGCGACCCGTTCGTCCGATCGGTCTTTCGCCTGGTGATGGCGGAGCGTCCCCGGTTCCGGGATGTCGCCCAAGGCTTCTTCGACAAGGGTCGCAGCGATTTCGGCCGCCCGCTGATGGCCGCCCTCGCCCGCCTTGCCGAACGCGGCGAACTGAAGATCGACAAACCCTCGTGGGCCGCCGGGCAGCTGATGGGCATGGTCGAGCACCCGGTCTTCTTCATGCCGCTGGTCACCGGCGACGAGGTCCAGGCGGCCCGAACCAACGGACAGATCGCGGCCGACGCCGTCGAGACCTTCCTGGCCCGTTACGGCACCTGAAGCTCAGGGCTGCAGCCGGGTCCGCGCCCAATCCTCGCCTTCACGCGTGAACCGCAGCCGGTCGTGCAGCCGGAACGGGCGGTCGCGCCAGAACTCGACCACGTCCGGCAGGACGCGCCAGCCGGTCCAGTGCTCGGGGCGCGGCACGTCCGCGCCGTCGAACCGCGCCGTCTCGCGCGCGACGGCGGCCTCCAGCGCCGACCGGTCTTGCAGCGGCCGCGACTGGTCCGAGGCCCACGCCCCGATCCGGCTCTCGCGCGCCCGGCTGGCGAAATAGGCATCGGCCTCCGCGGCGCTGACCGGCTCGACCGCGCCGCGCACCCGGATCTGGCGCCGCAGGGACTTCCAGTGGAACAGCAGGGCCGCACGGGGCCGGGCGTGAAGCTGCAGGCCCTTGGCGCTCTCGCGATTGGAATAGAAGGTCAGCCCCCGGGCATCGACGTCTTTCAGCAGGACCATGCGGCTGTCCGGCGCGCCGTCGGCGTCGACCGTCGACAGGGCCATGGCGTTCGGATCGTTCGCTTCGTGCGCCCGCGCCTGGGCCAGCCATTCGACGATCAGGCCGATCGGCTCGGTTCGGTCGAAGATCGTCTCGTCGCCATTGGCGGCGAGCGCCGCGGCGTAGTCGCGCGCATACTCTTCACGGGTGGGGCTGGACGGGATCACGGGGCTGGTCATGACGGCGATATAGCAAGCGTCGCCGCGCCCCGCACGGTTAACCCGTCCTTGACCATGACGGCGGCCTATTGGTCGCATGACGTCGCCCGGCCAGACCCTGAACGAAGCCTTCGCGGTCCTCGGGCTGCATGGTCCGACCGACCAGGCCGAGGTCGCACGCGCCTTCCGCATGGCCGTGAAGGGCGCCCGACCCGATCTGCCGGCGGGTGATGCCGAGCGTTTCCGCCGGGTCATCGCCGCCTATCGCCTGATCCAGAGCCGGGGCGGCGGCCACCCCGCCCTTGCCGCGCCGGTCGCCCGCCCGGCCGCCCTGCCCGTCGTCGGCCTGACGCCGCTGCAGGCCCTGTCGGGGGGAGACACCACCGTTCGCCTCGGGACCCGGTCCCTGCGGGTGCGCGCCCCGGCCGGGATGCGGACCGGCGAGCACCTTCGCCTGAAGAAGGCCGCCGATGACGGTTCCGACCTCTACCTGCCGGTCCTGATCCGCCCCACCGACGGCCTGGCCGCCCTCGGCGACGATCTGCACATGCGGTGGGGGGCCTCGCCACGCGTGCTCACCGACGGCGGCCGAATCGAGATCGACACCCACGCCGGTCCCCGCTCGGCCTGGCTGACGCCCGGCCTGCAGTCGCCCATCCGGCTGCGCCTGCGCGATCTCGGCCTTCCGGCCAGAGGCACCCACCGGGCCGGCCACCTGTTCGTCACCTTTTTTGCCAGCGAGGACGCGCCCTCGGCGGCCGAAGATCTGCTGGCCCGGTTCACGCGGGTCTGGACGCCGGACCGGCTCGCGGCCTAATCGCGAAACCATGTCGCACAATACCTTCGGCCATCTGTTTCGCGTGACGACCTGGGGCGAGAGCCACGGGCCGGCGATCGGCTGCGTCGTCGACGGTTGCCCGCCGCTGATTCCCCTCAACGAGGCCGACCTCCAGCCCTGGCTCGACCGGCGCAAGCCCGGCGGCAGCCGCTTCGTCACCCAGAGGAAGGAGAGCGACACCGCCCGCATCCTGTCCGGGGTGTTCGACGACGGCGACGGCCCGGTCACCACAGGGGCTCCCATCGCCATCCATATCGACAACGAGGATGCGCGCTCGAAGGATTACGGCGAGATCGCCCGCGCCTTCCGTCCCGGCCACGCCGACATGACCTATCAGGCCAAATACGGCGTCCGCGACCATCGCGGCGGCGGGCGGTCCTCGGCCCGCGAGACTGCCAGCCGGGTCGCCGCGGGGGCCGTCGCGCGTCGCATCCTGGGCGACGGGATCGTGATCCGGGCCGGCGTGGTCCAGCTGGGCCCCCACAGGATCGCGCCGGACGCCGTCGATTTCTCGGCCGTCTACGACAACCCCCTGTTCGCGGCCTCCGCCGGGGTCGTCCCCGCGTGGGAGGCCTGGCTGGATGGCGTGCGCAAGGCGGGATCGTCCTGCGGTGCCGTGGTCGCTCTGGAGGTCACGGGCATCCCCGCCGGCTGGGGCGCGCCCCTCTAT
This DNA window, taken from Brevundimonas subvibrioides ATCC 15264, encodes the following:
- the udk gene encoding uridine kinase produces the protein MTILIAITGGSGSGKSTLAETVAAVLPAGTAVLMREDSYYRDAASLPGFDAATFDFDDVAARDHDLLFEDLSRLKAGKPVTAPVYSFIHHGREPEGEIIPVAPVVIVEGTHVLCTPAVADLFDIRVFVDTPADIRFIRRLLRDQAERGRTSTSVIDQYLKTVRPGHERLTEPSRTRADFVIADATAAVRLDDPQVIVRLAAPLLAHPLLAGLLTT
- a CDS encoding TetR/AcrR family transcriptional regulator, encoding MRSHSNTAAAAEPVDPRRQTIVREARRHFMADGYAATRIEPIARAAAVSTATLYGYFPSKQHLFTAVISDASADFSAQMEYVRVSDGHAREQLTLFATAYADFMGDPFVRSVFRLVMAERPRFRDVAQGFFDKGRSDFGRPLMAALARLAERGELKIDKPSWAAGQLMGMVEHPVFFMPLVTGDEVQAARTNGQIAADAVETFLARYGT
- the pdxH gene encoding pyridoxamine 5'-phosphate oxidase, whose amino-acid sequence is MTSPVIPSSPTREEYARDYAAALAANGDETIFDRTEPIGLIVEWLAQARAHEANDPNAMALSTVDADGAPDSRMVLLKDVDARGLTFYSNRESAKGLQLHARPRAALLFHWKSLRRQIRVRGAVEPVSAAEADAYFASRARESRIGAWASDQSRPLQDRSALEAAVARETARFDGADVPRPEHWTGWRVLPDVVEFWRDRPFRLHDRLRFTREGEDWARTRLQP
- a CDS encoding DnaJ C-terminal domain-containing protein codes for the protein MTSPGQTLNEAFAVLGLHGPTDQAEVARAFRMAVKGARPDLPAGDAERFRRVIAAYRLIQSRGGGHPALAAPVARPAALPVVGLTPLQALSGGDTTVRLGTRSLRVRAPAGMRTGEHLRLKKAADDGSDLYLPVLIRPTDGLAALGDDLHMRWGASPRVLTDGGRIEIDTHAGPRSAWLTPGLQSPIRLRLRDLGLPARGTHRAGHLFVTFFASEDAPSAAEDLLARFTRVWTPDRLAA
- the aroC gene encoding chorismate synthase, giving the protein MSHNTFGHLFRVTTWGESHGPAIGCVVDGCPPLIPLNEADLQPWLDRRKPGGSRFVTQRKESDTARILSGVFDDGDGPVTTGAPIAIHIDNEDARSKDYGEIARAFRPGHADMTYQAKYGVRDHRGGGRSSARETASRVAAGAVARRILGDGIVIRAGVVQLGPHRIAPDAVDFSAVYDNPLFAASAGVVPAWEAWLDGVRKAGSSCGAVVALEVTGIPAGWGAPLYGKLDAELAAAMMSINAVKGVEIGAGFGSAELSGEDNADEMRIGPDGGIVFQSNHAGGVLGGISTGQPLTARIAFKPTSSILTPRQTVTRDGTETDLRTKGRHDPCVALRGVPVVEAMAACVLADALLRHRAQIG